In the Campylobacter lari genome, AATAGGTATTAATTTTTCAAATTTAAAAGAATATTATTTTCAAGCTGTTAGTAATTCTAGTTGGGCAAATGAGGGTTACTTGGTAGTATTAAAAGAAATCGATAGCGAGGTTTTAAGTGAACTTAGAAGGCTTAATCAAAGTTTTGGTATAGGTGTGATAAAGCTTGATAGTGAAGATATTTTAAATTCAAAAATTCTTCTTAATGCAAAAGAAAAAGAACTAGATATACAAACCATAGATATGCTTGTAGAAAAAAATGAAAATTTCAAAGATTTTATTGATGATATTAATAAACAAATAAAAGTTGGGGTAGAGGTAAAAATTCATGCAAAATTTGATGAGGTTAAGAATGATGATCAAATGCAAAAATATCTTAAAGAAAAGTGTATTTTGGAGAAATAAATGCTTGCAAAACGCATAATCGCATGTTTAGATGTAAAAGATGGTAGAGTAGTTAAAGGGGTACAGTTTAAAAACCATGAAGATATGGGCGATATCATCGAGCTTGCTAAATTTTACTCACAAAATGGCATTGATGAGCTAGTATTTTATGATATAACCGCTTCAGCTAAAAATGAGCGCATTGATAGAACTTGGGTAAGTAAAGTAGCGCAAAATATCTCTATACCATTTTGCGTTGCAGGAGGTATAAAAAGCGAAGATGACGCAAAAGAGCTTTTAGCAAATGGTGCTGATAAAATTTCTATTAATTCCCCTGCTTTAAATGACCCTGATTTAATCTCACGCCTTGCAAAAAGCTTTGGAGTACAATGTGTAGTCGTAGGCATAGATACTTTTAAAGATGAAAACAACGAGCTTTTAGTCTATAAATACACAGGAGATGAGAGTAAATCTCATCATAGTGGTAAAAAAACACTAGAGTGGGTTAAGCAAGTATGTGAGCTAGGAGCGGGTGAAATCGTGCTAAATATGATGAATCAAGATGGCATGAGAAAGGGTTATGATCTAGATCAACTTGCTAAAGTTAGACAAATTTGCCCTGTGCCTTTAGTAGCAAGTGGTGGTGCAGGAGCTAAAGAGCATTTTTTAGACGCTTTTAAACTTGGTGTTGATGGAGCTTTGGCAGCTTCTGTGTTTCATAAAAAACTTATAGATATTAAAGAATTAAAACTATTTTTAAAAGATCAAGGCATACAAATTCGTATTTAAAAGGAAAAGCTATGAAGATAAATGAAGAAGAATTCATAAAAAGCATTAACTGGCAAAAGGTTAATAACCTTGTTCCTGTGATCATTCAAGATTATCA is a window encoding:
- the hisF gene encoding imidazole glycerol phosphate synthase subunit HisF, translating into MLAKRIIACLDVKDGRVVKGVQFKNHEDMGDIIELAKFYSQNGIDELVFYDITASAKNERIDRTWVSKVAQNISIPFCVAGGIKSEDDAKELLANGADKISINSPALNDPDLISRLAKSFGVQCVVVGIDTFKDENNELLVYKYTGDESKSHHSGKKTLEWVKQVCELGAGEIVLNMMNQDGMRKGYDLDQLAKVRQICPVPLVASGGAGAKEHFLDAFKLGVDGALAASVFHKKLIDIKELKLFLKDQGIQIRI